The Vitis vinifera cultivar Pinot Noir 40024 chromosome 8, ASM3070453v1 genome segment CATCAGCCACCCTCCCCGGAGTCGGAGTCGCATCCCACCTCCCAATCCCAGGAGTTGAATCCGGCAAATCCCAATCCGAACCTGTCTTTGCCTTCTTGGCACTTCCATCATCCTGCGACTGGTCCCACCTGTTCCTCCTCTTCTGCGTCGGCTGCTGCACAGCACCACCACCAGTTTCCTTCTCCTGCTCCTTCGCCTCCTCttcctccttcttcttcttggcaatCGCCTTCAAAGTCTCCTCCTTCTCCCTCTTCAACGCCTCCTCCCTCATCACATCCGCATACGTCCTCACCGACACATCGGGAGTTTTATCCCCAGACGCAAAGGCATCATGCCGGTCCGGCGATATAACCCGATTCAACCTCCTCCTCCTATAATCATCCTCGCGATCGATAATTCTCTGCGGCTTCTTAAAGCCCATGTCGTCTTCCTCCACACCGCCTCTGGGCATCTCCTTCAGCAAAGACGCCGGAGCAGTATAAGACGGCAGCCTCCTCCCCAATCCAGGATCCATGGCGTCCACATTCTCTTCCTCATCGTTCACAGGGATGGAACTCACGTAGTCTTCAAATTTATTGGTCCCGCCGTAGAGCTCAGGATCATAATTAACGGATGTGAGGGACGAGAGCTGTTGCTccatcttcttcctctcttCCTGTGTCCTCGCTATCTCCGGATCTATAGACGCCATATTGGTTGTCTAAAACCCTAAACAACTCTAAACGATGtgacaatagagaatattaaaaattagggtttcctaaatggaagaaagcttgaagaaacaaaaactaGGGTTTCAATTTCGAAAACTGACCTTGTTGAAAGGTGGAGAACGAATCTATTTCACTTTCCTGCCTCCTCTTCGCCGCGCGATAGGGAgaaaaaaattagcaaaattGAAGGGTGATGAGGGTTTTATAGTATCAGCCTTCTCCACCGGCGGTGGACTCTCACTCGCCGCGTGACTTTGCCACGTGACCAATAAATctaaatgtaaatatatttgGAGTgcgtaatatttaaaaaataaaaatgaacttaaaatcattatcaaatatatttttaatgattataatttatatattaaaataaaattaatgtttatatctataaaaatcattttatctAAATCTTAGATCATGTAATTATACTCTTCATcatcatatattaatttgatttatctCTTTTGAtatttaagatatatatatttaattattactaattttaaatttgatcaaatatatatttattaattttatttatatttttttaacttaaaataagaaaatattgaaatttcaaattaataaaggttaaatatatttagtcGAAATTTGAGGGGAGGTAagtaaaattaactttaaatttttttaatactattttagcATTTTTGCCTcactattttaagaaatttatacATTAAGCCCAACTCAAAATTCAGGAGAAAGTGGGTCCTGTCTCTTCCCTCTGCTTCAGCCTCCATTGTCTCTTCACACGCAAAAGCCAATTCAACTAACAAGAAGAGCTTCTCTCTCCTAGGGTTTTGTCATTTCCGAGCATTGAAACACTAAAACATTGGCCCAAAATAAGCAGCCTACACTTATTCATCTTCGAAAGATGCGATCGTTTCCTCAGCCGGGTTCAGTCACCGTCTGCGAAATTAACAGGAATTTGAGTACGACGTCTCGTCTAGCTGGTTTGCATTGAGTTCTAGGGTTTTTGTTCTCGAATGAACTCTTGACATTTTTGTGCTTTGTATTGATACCTACAGTTACCGCCCTGAACCTTTCTGATGATGGAGCGAAGGACGCATATGGAAAACAACTTGTAACCCATCCCCTCAATTTCATGTTTATTCATATAAACGGCACGCAGAAGTCTATGTTTTAGTGCTGGGTgtcaattttgaatattttgagcggaatttgaaattttgtgccAACTGATTACAGGGAATGGTATTCAGTCCGGTTCCTTTTCAGTGGGATCAACTGTTGGCTCTGAGTCCTGAGCATGGAGCAGAGCAACCGCCACAAGTAACCGGGGAGAGTGTTGCTCCAAGGAGAAAGGATTTATCAACAGCATTGCAGCGGATCGTGAATGATTCACTCAAACGGTTCTTTCATCCCAATGATGTAAGGGCATACTTTGATTCTTGAATTGGGCTTTTGAAACCTCTATAAGCACTTTATTTATTGTTAGGTCTTTAGGTGACTTGTATGTAGAGATCATTGTTTGAGTGCCTAATGGGTGGGAGTGAGAGGTGTACCTCGTGAACCATCTAATGGGATTTCCCTTTGAATgtaatcttttttgttttactgAAGATGTATTTAGGGCAGGAACATTGGGCATATAAGTGGGCATTCCATCTTAGTGTCAATCCGCCTCAATATCTATACAAAGATGGAGTGTTTGGACTTTGGAGTATTTCTATTGATTATCATGTCATTTAGGCCCAAGTCAGACACACAATTGCTTCAGTTTGAATATCCAGAGGATGCTTGTGATTCAACTGGAATGCTTAATGCCCTGAATGGGATTTTAGAGCTTGGGGTTAATGTTCTCGATGATGAATTAGATGGAAGTTTATTAAATCGTTTTATTCCTTTGAATTAGATGGTTAAAATCATTGCATCATgatattgtttttcttcttcctctttgaaTTGCAATCTTTTAAATGATATTCATATGGTTGGAATTCCCTTTGGTGATGGATGATGGGTGCTGTGCTAATTAATCCTGCCGTACCTATGCAATGCCCTTAGATGCAGCAGTAGAATCATGTTCAGCTGAGGAATGAATGCCCATTTGCTTTAAGATCTATAGCTCACTGGAAATGCCAGGGGGATACTTGGAAGAATGAGCTCACTGTTGTGGACTGTGATTATGCAACTTGTCAATAAAAAATCTGGGGCAGGGCAGATAGTGctttttcctaaattttcttgGTAACAAGGATTAAACATTTCAGCCTGGGCAATGCGACTTAAACATGTCATCTTGACAAACAGCGTCTACACATATATAAACACCACTATCTTAAGCACATCTGTGAGAACAAGTTAAGAAGAAAGTGGTTGAGGAGTTTTAAGACTTGTTTTTCACATCCTAAACTTTTACAGGTAAACTGTTTACCAGAGGTCGATCTTCAAGGAGTAAGTTGGCACCGACATAAGCATATTTTAGCATTTATCTCTGGGCCAAATCAAGTTATAGTTCGAGATTATGAGGATTCAGGTCAGTAGCATTCATTGAAATACTTGCTGTTCTTTTGCTGATTTTGTTGgcactttttattctttttgtcaGTTTCCTTTTCAACATCTTTTAGATTCTTATGAATGCAAACTCTCATGCTAGTGaagtaaaacattttcttttggaCAGAAGGGAAGGAGCCATGCATTCTAACCCATGAGTCACAAAGAGATGTCAAACTTATTGAGTGGAGGCCTAATGGCGGGAAGACGCTTTCTGTAGCATGCAAGCAAGTATCATTACATCACTGCATTCTCATCATGATTTTAGTAAATTGACATTAGGTGTAATGTAGGTCTACCATCAGTTTTAAACCTGTATATTTTATCAGTAATTGGATTGAATTGCACTTTCAGGGGTGGTATTTGTATGTGGGCTGCTTCTTATCCTGGCAATGCTGCAATTGCAAGATCTGGGGTTGCCCCTTTCTTCGGAACTGTTGCTAGAGGCTCTGGAATTCGGTGGACTGTGGTAGATTTCCTACAAAGTCAAAATGATGAACAAATTAGTGCACTATCATGGAGTCCTAATGGAAGATATCCAAACAAATTTTCATCTGgcatttaattatattatttaactGTAGTTTCATGTCATTTTTGGTAATAGGAGCATTTGTTCTAGAAGCTGAGATATCAATCATAACAACTCTTTACAACACCAAGcttcttttttattaatctaCCTTCTTTCACATGCATATGGCAGCCATTTGAGTGTTGCCCTTTGAGATGTGTTTGTAATTTGTTGCAGGAACCCAGAGTTATGCTGTATGCATTACTGTTctgttgttattttatttatttgataggtTCTTATCAACCATTTGTACTTATTTTATACTTTACAATGTTGTGAGATTGCCTTAGTTGAATGAAGTAGGTCACATTTGGAGTCTTGAGATTTTGTGCAACAGCCTAAACTAAAATTTCCTTGACCTGTCATTACATATTTGGCATCTGCTTCATATGAAAGCTCGTCATTCACCATATGGGATGTTGCTAAAGGTATGATAAAAACATCCTCCCCTCAATTTTTTTGTCTCATAGTTGGTACTTCTTCTGATCTTTGTTGAGTAGCTTGCCAGATGATTTAAATGTAATTGGATTCTATTATTCTCTTTTTCACTGTTCTGTCATGTTTATTATTTgaacttctctctctctctctgtacatatgtgtgtgtgtgtgtgtgtgtgtgtatgtataaaTGCAtccatatatatgtgtgtgtacgtttataaatgttatttttaatattaatcttGTTCAGTTCCTTTGctcattttgcttttatttcttgagAAAAATATACCATTCGTATGCCTGTACAACACACATAAGTTGGTATCTTCAGATGATAAAATTCTATAGAAATGACACTAATAATAGCAAAGTAATTCTTGACTCCTTTTTCTGAAATAAATAGCAGATGATTTTTTTAGCAAATGGATATGCAAGATTTATGCATACAAAATGTGCATCTGAAAGAACCACCCTGAAACTCCGTAAGTGTGGAGCACCatgtaagaaaataatgagaaattaCATTTGCAATCACTTCCACTAAAACAATCTTGATAGACGTTTATAATAATTGTCACTTGAAATGGTAGTCTGTACACGATATTTGAAATATTGGGTTTGAACTTTGACTGAGAGATGTTATATTTGTGGTTTTTATTTGGTGATTATATTTCCTTGTTCTAAAccttatttatcttatttaagaTGATGATT includes the following:
- the LOC100248313 gene encoding aladin isoform X2 — translated: MRSFPQPGSVTVCEINRNLITALNLSDDGAKDAYGKQLGMVFSPVPFQWDQLLALSPEHGAEQPPQVTGESVAPRRKDLSTALQRIVNDSLKRFFHPNDVNCLPEVDLQGVSWHRHKHILAFISGPNQVIVRDYEDSGKEPCILTHESQRDVKLIEWRPNGGKTLSVACKGGICMWAASYPGNAAIARSGVAPFFGTVARGSGIRWTVVDFLQSQNDEQISALSWSPNGRYLASASYESSSFTIWDVAKGLGTPIRRGLGGISILKWSPTGDYFLSAKFDGTFYLWETNTWTSEPWSSTSGFVTGATWDPDGHMVLIAFSKSSTLGSVHFASKPPSLDAHLLPVDLPEIMSLTGSQGIEKIAWDATGERLALSYKGGDELYKGLIAIYDVRRNPLISASLIGFIRGPGENPKPLAFSFHDKFKQGPLLSVCWSSGFCCTYPLIFRSHALS
- the LOC100248313 gene encoding aladin isoform X1; translated protein: MRSFPQPGSVTVCEINRNLITALNLSDDGAKDAYGKQLGMVFSPVPFQWDQLLALSPEHGAEQPPQVTGESVAPRRKDLSTALQRIVNDSLKRFFHPNDVNCLPEVDLQGVSWHRHKHILAFISGPNQVIVRDYEDSEGKEPCILTHESQRDVKLIEWRPNGGKTLSVACKGGICMWAASYPGNAAIARSGVAPFFGTVARGSGIRWTVVDFLQSQNDEQISALSWSPNGRYLASASYESSSFTIWDVAKGLGTPIRRGLGGISILKWSPTGDYFLSAKFDGTFYLWETNTWTSEPWSSTSGFVTGATWDPDGHMVLIAFSKSSTLGSVHFASKPPSLDAHLLPVDLPEIMSLTGSQGIEKIAWDATGERLALSYKGGDELYKGLIAIYDVRRNPLISASLIGFIRGPGENPKPLAFSFHDKFKQGPLLSVCWSSGFCCTYPLIFRSHALS